A part of Brachybacterium faecium DSM 4810 genomic DNA contains:
- a CDS encoding signal transduction histidine kinase (PFAM: Histidine kinase-, DNA gyrase B-, and HSP90-like ATPase; Histidine kinase), translated as MSTSAAPAPRPAPARRDLLVAAAYAALVVALPVLGLDGNGLLGAEGGWALPVSLTVLLVACASLVWRRRRPELALAVAGPLSLAEILLGGQISAYFLLFEALFEPVMHGSRRLALLTTRAAIALGVLCLLAALVAGLPGQAVLLVAMLAALMISTPLLWGWEVRHHREARRAAEQLAGLEHELAATRAAHAVEAERRTIAHDLHDVIAGHLSAVSLHTGLAASLEDPAARDRSLTTARDCAHAALRDLRSMIGVLSSAEAGALPAVTLDWPSLTARLRWRDPQARVELDPAVTDPARIEPSVQAALLRIAAEAVTNAVRHGEAPLTMTVVLEDGPGAVTFTLTNRRATTAAPGTGVGRGTIAHRAEAVGGSAGSALAREDPQLWQVRARLPARARHELEDEEMPS; from the coding sequence ATGTCCACCTCCGCCGCGCCCGCTCCGCGGCCCGCCCCGGCGCGGCGGGACCTCCTGGTCGCCGCCGCCTACGCCGCCCTCGTGGTGGCGCTGCCGGTGCTGGGGCTGGACGGCAACGGCCTGCTCGGCGCCGAGGGCGGCTGGGCGCTGCCGGTCTCGCTCACGGTGCTGCTGGTGGCGTGCGCGAGCCTCGTGTGGCGGCGCCGTCGGCCCGAGCTCGCGCTCGCGGTGGCCGGGCCGCTGAGCCTCGCCGAGATCCTGCTGGGCGGGCAGATCTCCGCCTACTTCCTGCTGTTCGAGGCGCTGTTCGAGCCGGTGATGCACGGCAGCCGCCGCCTCGCGCTGCTCACCACGCGGGCCGCGATCGCGCTCGGGGTGCTGTGCCTGCTCGCCGCGCTCGTGGCCGGTCTGCCCGGGCAGGCGGTGCTGCTGGTCGCGATGCTCGCCGCGCTGATGATCTCCACCCCGCTGCTGTGGGGCTGGGAGGTGCGCCACCACCGGGAGGCGCGCCGTGCGGCCGAGCAGCTGGCGGGCCTCGAGCACGAGCTCGCCGCCACCCGCGCCGCCCACGCCGTGGAGGCCGAGCGGCGCACGATCGCGCACGATCTGCACGACGTCATCGCCGGGCATCTCAGCGCCGTCTCCCTGCACACCGGCCTCGCCGCCTCCCTCGAGGACCCCGCGGCCCGGGACCGCTCCCTCACCACGGCCCGCGACTGCGCGCACGCGGCGCTGCGGGACCTGCGCTCGATGATCGGGGTGCTCTCCTCCGCGGAGGCCGGGGCGCTGCCCGCCGTCACCCTCGACTGGCCCTCCCTCACCGCGCGGCTGCGGTGGCGCGACCCGCAGGCCCGGGTCGAGCTCGATCCCGCCGTCACCGATCCCGCCCGCATCGAGCCCTCCGTGCAGGCCGCGCTGCTGCGCATCGCGGCCGAGGCCGTCACCAACGCGGTGCGCCACGGCGAGGCGCCGCTGACGATGACCGTCGTGCTCGAGGACGGGCCGGGTGCCGTGACGTTCACGCTGACCAACCGGCGGGCCACGACGGCCGCCCCCGGCACCGGCGTGGGGCGCGGCACGATCGCGCACCGCGCGGAGGCCGTGGGCGGCAGCGCCGGCTCGGCCCTCGCCCGGGAGGATCCCCAGCTGTGGCAGGTCCGTGCCCGGCTGCCCGCCCGGGCCCGCCACGAGCTCGAGGACGAGGAGATGCCCTCATGA
- a CDS encoding transcriptional regulator (PFAM: Bacterial regulatory proteins, lacI family) has protein sequence MPRESRGTVTLADVARAAGVSLATASFVLSGRGGSRSAGSAETKKKVRAAAAELGYVPNRHAQAMRTGRGGGVVLALGTLDDPWGVQLTAQVRDDALAHDLSTLVLADERWYEYLLGASADAALVTSVDFVADGPDRVRRLASSTHTGIIAFSAQMEPEGFDVVSSTPVRAIGRAYHRLRARHDRVQLLAPDLGRRVGGTLAHPRTRAFLEAAREHGDPGEQRVHIVPEGSHETYLAGLEWLRGPDLPEAVICFTGYQAVALQLAAERAGVRVPEELEIVSIGDVPAKSEFFGPISYYGVDDVFVRLARIIVDRAVDREDRPGSLHTFDWEFFPGTTTRDTDGAS, from the coding sequence ATGCCCCGTGAATCCCGCGGCACCGTGACCCTGGCGGACGTCGCCCGCGCCGCCGGCGTCTCCCTCGCCACCGCCTCCTTCGTGCTCTCCGGGCGGGGCGGCTCCCGCTCGGCCGGCTCCGCCGAGACGAAGAAGAAGGTGCGGGCGGCGGCGGCCGAGCTCGGCTACGTCCCCAACCGCCACGCGCAGGCGATGCGCACCGGCCGCGGCGGCGGCGTCGTGCTGGCGCTGGGCACGCTCGATGACCCGTGGGGCGTGCAGCTCACCGCGCAGGTGCGCGACGACGCCCTCGCCCACGACCTGTCCACCCTGGTCCTCGCCGACGAGCGCTGGTACGAGTATCTCCTGGGGGCCTCGGCCGACGCCGCGCTGGTGACCAGCGTCGACTTCGTCGCCGACGGGCCGGACCGGGTGCGGCGCCTCGCCTCCTCGACCCACACCGGGATCATCGCGTTCAGCGCGCAGATGGAGCCGGAGGGCTTCGACGTGGTCTCCTCGACCCCGGTGCGCGCGATCGGCCGCGCCTACCACCGGCTGCGCGCCCGCCACGACCGGGTGCAGCTGCTCGCCCCGGATCTGGGCCGACGGGTGGGCGGCACCCTCGCCCACCCCCGCACCCGCGCCTTCCTCGAGGCGGCGCGCGAGCACGGCGACCCGGGCGAGCAGCGGGTCCACATCGTCCCCGAGGGCAGCCACGAGACCTACCTCGCCGGGCTCGAATGGCTGCGCGGCCCGGACCTGCCCGAGGCGGTCATCTGCTTCACCGGCTACCAGGCGGTGGCCCTGCAGCTGGCCGCCGAGCGCGCCGGCGTGCGCGTGCCCGAGGAGCTCGAGATCGTCTCGATCGGCGACGTCCCGGCGAAGTCGGAGTTCTTCGGCCCGATCAGCTACTACGGCGTGGACGACGTCTTCGTGCGGCTCGCGCGCATCATCGTGGACCGGGCGGTGGACCGCGAGGACCGCCCCGGCAGCCTGCACACCTTCGACTGGGAGTTCTTCCCCGGCACCACCACCCGCGACACCGACGGAGCGTCATGA